A stretch of the Streptomyces sp. NBC_00078 genome encodes the following:
- a CDS encoding transposase: MSMRPVGLPEIPEQTVVVARAAFPKGSLAIRARDRLAEVFVDEPFTEAFGVRGAPGLSPGVLSLVMVLQFAEGLTDRQAAAMAVRAIDWKYALGAELTDTGFDASVLCRFRARLADNGMERVVFDRLLEHCKDAGLVAAGGKQRTDSTHVISAVRDLNRLELAGESVRAALEALAVAAPAWLAGHINVTEFAERYGPRVDGWRMPPSQTKRDRLAQVFGQDAIALCRAAWADDAPAWIREIEAVGLLRQVLVQTYIVRTDARGRQVIKKRDADDGVPPGQLRLASPYDSDARWAAKGDDLFWMGYKIHLTETCTTLPDADADADADADADADADADVGTGVGTGVMPNLITDVHTTDATVPDVKATAPIQRKLAEHGVQPGEHYLDSGYPSADLITKALKHGIRMVTPVLQDHSDQAKAAEGFDKNAFTINWKTRQVRCPAGRTSSHWNPVKQHGKDAIVITFSVLTCRDCPLQKQCTTSKTGRRMLTLRPEELHENLARARAEQKTDTWKNKYALRAGVEGTINQALDITGIRRARYRGLPKVRLQHAFSATALNVIRLDAHWTTGPLNRPRTSRLERLSYRLSA, encoded by the coding sequence ATGTCGATGCGGCCGGTGGGGTTGCCGGAGATCCCGGAACAGACGGTGGTGGTGGCCCGGGCGGCGTTTCCGAAGGGGAGCCTGGCGATACGGGCGCGGGATCGCCTCGCGGAGGTCTTCGTCGATGAGCCGTTCACGGAGGCGTTCGGGGTGCGCGGGGCGCCGGGACTGTCGCCGGGGGTGTTGTCGCTGGTGATGGTGTTGCAGTTCGCGGAGGGCCTGACGGATCGGCAGGCCGCGGCGATGGCGGTGCGGGCGATCGACTGGAAGTACGCGCTCGGTGCGGAGCTGACGGACACCGGATTCGATGCGAGTGTGCTGTGCCGGTTCCGGGCCCGGCTCGCGGACAACGGTATGGAGCGGGTGGTCTTCGACCGGCTCCTTGAGCACTGCAAGGACGCCGGCCTGGTGGCGGCCGGAGGCAAGCAGCGCACCGATTCCACCCATGTGATCAGTGCGGTGCGGGACTTGAACCGTCTGGAGCTGGCCGGGGAGAGTGTGCGGGCGGCCCTGGAGGCCCTCGCGGTCGCGGCACCGGCCTGGCTGGCCGGACACATCAACGTCACTGAGTTCGCCGAGCGGTACGGGCCGCGGGTCGACGGCTGGCGCATGCCGCCCTCGCAGACGAAACGTGACCGTCTCGCCCAGGTCTTCGGGCAGGATGCCATCGCCTTGTGCCGGGCGGCCTGGGCCGATGACGCTCCGGCCTGGATTCGCGAGATCGAGGCCGTGGGCTTGTTGCGGCAGGTCCTCGTGCAGACCTACATCGTCCGGACCGATGCCCGGGGACGGCAGGTGATCAAGAAGCGGGACGCCGACGACGGCGTCCCGCCCGGCCAACTCCGCCTGGCCTCCCCCTACGACTCCGACGCACGCTGGGCGGCCAAGGGCGACGACCTGTTCTGGATGGGCTACAAGATCCATCTCACGGAGACCTGCACCACCCTCCCCGACGCCGACGCCGACGCCGACGCCGACGCCGACGCCGACGCCGACGCCGACGCCGACGTGGGCACAGGGGTGGGCACAGGGGTGATGCCGAATCTGATCACCGACGTGCACACCACCGACGCGACCGTGCCGGATGTGAAGGCGACCGCCCCGATCCAGCGCAAGCTCGCCGAGCACGGAGTGCAGCCCGGCGAGCACTACCTCGACTCCGGCTACCCGTCGGCCGACCTGATCACCAAGGCCCTGAAACACGGCATCCGCATGGTCACCCCGGTCCTCCAGGACCACTCTGACCAGGCCAAGGCCGCCGAAGGCTTCGACAAGAACGCCTTCACCATCAACTGGAAGACCCGCCAGGTCCGCTGCCCCGCCGGCAGGACCAGCTCCCACTGGAACCCGGTCAAACAGCACGGCAAAGACGCGATCGTCATCACCTTCAGCGTCCTGACCTGCCGGGACTGCCCTCTCCAGAAGCAGTGCACCACCTCGAAGACCGGGCGCCGCATGCTCACCCTGCGTCCCGAGGAACTCCACGAGAACCTCGCCCGGGCCCGCGCCGAGCAGAAGACCGACACCTGGAAGAACAAGTACGCCCTGCGTGCCGGAGTCGAGGGCACCATCAACCAGGCCCTCGACATCACCGGCATCCGCCGGGCCCGCTACCGCGGCCTGCCGAAAGTCCGCCTCCAACACGCCTTCTCCGCCACCGCACTCAACGTGATCAGGCTCGACGCCCACTGGACCACAGGCCCCCTCAACCGCCCCCGCACCAGCAGACTCGAACGACTCAGCTACAGACTCTCCGCCTGA
- a CDS encoding RNA ligase (ATP), with amino-acid sequence MSTLRVTAEVLTVHEHPNADALELAQVGLYRAVVAKGAYRTGDAALYIPEQSVLPAGLIEELGLTGRLAGGGSDRVKAVRLRGELSQGIVCRPKALADVDLARAALDGTDFAERLGITKWVPPVPPTMDGDVESAPDLLPWVDIENIQRFPDIFSSGEAVVLTEKLHGSACLLTYLAPEGRVHVSSKGFGAKSLALKEDPRNLYWRAVHGHGVAEAAARLAERVGARRVAIFGEVYGAGVQDLTYGADGRRTTLGYAVFDVSAEIDGTVRWLDAAELLGGELPLVPRLYEGPYDIDRVLEIASGRETVSGRELHLREGVVIRPAAERYSPVTGGRAIAKAVSAAYLTRKGGTEFE; translated from the coding sequence ATGTCGACGCTGCGCGTCACCGCCGAAGTGCTGACCGTCCACGAGCATCCGAACGCCGATGCGCTCGAACTGGCCCAGGTGGGCCTGTACCGGGCCGTCGTCGCCAAGGGCGCGTACCGCACCGGGGACGCCGCCCTCTACATCCCCGAGCAGTCCGTGCTGCCGGCCGGTCTGATCGAGGAGCTGGGGCTGACCGGACGGCTGGCGGGCGGCGGCTCGGACCGGGTGAAGGCGGTGCGGCTGCGCGGTGAGCTGTCGCAGGGCATCGTGTGCCGCCCGAAGGCGCTGGCGGACGTCGACCTGGCGCGGGCCGCCCTGGACGGCACGGACTTCGCCGAGCGGCTCGGCATCACCAAGTGGGTGCCGCCGGTCCCGCCCACGATGGACGGCGACGTCGAGTCCGCACCCGATCTGCTGCCCTGGGTCGACATCGAGAACATCCAGCGGTTTCCGGACATCTTCTCATCGGGCGAGGCTGTGGTCCTGACCGAGAAACTGCACGGCTCGGCCTGTCTGCTGACCTATCTCGCCCCTGAGGGCCGCGTGCACGTCTCCTCCAAGGGCTTCGGCGCCAAGTCCCTCGCCCTGAAGGAGGATCCGCGCAATCTGTACTGGCGGGCGGTGCACGGCCACGGCGTCGCCGAGGCCGCCGCCCGGCTCGCCGAGCGGGTGGGCGCCCGCCGGGTCGCCATCTTCGGCGAGGTGTACGGCGCGGGGGTCCAGGACCTGACGTACGGCGCCGACGGCCGCCGGACCACCCTCGGATATGCGGTGTTCGACGTCAGTGCGGAGATCGACGGCACGGTGCGGTGGCTGGACGCGGCCGAACTGCTCGGCGGAGAGCTGCCGTTGGTGCCACGGCTGTACGAAGGGCCGTACGACATCGACCGGGTGCTGGAGATCGCCAGCGGGCGGGAGACCGTGTCCGGGCGGGAGCTGCATCTGCGCGAAGGGGTCGTGATCCGCCCGGCGGCCGAGCGGTACAGCCCCGTGACCGGGGGCAGGGCGATCGCCAAGGCGGTGAGTGCTGCCTATCTGACGCGGAAGGGCGGCACGGAGTTCGAGTGA
- the soxR gene encoding redox-sensitive transcriptional activator SoxR, whose translation MPQIPEEIHELTVGQLAARSGAAVSALHFYESKGLISSSRTAGNQRRYHRDALRRVAFVRAAQRVGIPLATIREALAELPEERTPTREDWARLSEAWRSELDERIKQLNRLRDHLTDCIGCGCLSLDGCVLSNPDDVFGEQQAGSRLLVERGASRAREERS comes from the coding sequence GTGCCCCAGATTCCAGAAGAGATCCACGAGCTCACGGTCGGCCAGCTCGCCGCGCGGAGCGGCGCCGCCGTCTCCGCCCTGCACTTCTACGAGTCCAAGGGCCTGATCAGCAGCAGCCGCACCGCGGGCAACCAGCGCCGCTACCACCGTGACGCGCTGCGCCGGGTCGCCTTCGTACGGGCCGCGCAGCGCGTCGGCATCCCCCTGGCCACGATCCGCGAGGCACTCGCCGAGCTCCCCGAGGAGCGCACCCCCACCCGGGAGGACTGGGCCCGTCTCTCCGAGGCCTGGCGCTCCGAACTCGACGAGCGCATCAAGCAGCTCAACCGCCTGCGCGACCACCTCACCGACTGCATCGGCTGCGGCTGCCTCTCCCTCGACGGCTGTGTCCTGTCCAACCCGGACGACGTGTTCGGCGAACAGCAGGCGGGGTCGCGTCTGCTGGTCGAGCGAGGGGCGAGCCGGGCGAGGGAGGAGCGGAGCTAG
- a CDS encoding MaoC family dehydratase: MAEPRIFTSADDLKAAVGEQLGYTDWLEVDQKRIDLFAEATGDHQWIHVDPEKAAAGPFGTTIAHGYLTLSLLPLFGPQLITVEGVRMGVNYGTNKVRFPAPVPVGSRLRATGKISSVEDVPGGVQLAVAYTVEREGGDKPVCVAESVARFYL; encoded by the coding sequence ATGGCAGAGCCGAGGATCTTCACGTCCGCCGACGACCTGAAGGCGGCGGTGGGCGAGCAGCTGGGGTACACCGACTGGCTGGAGGTCGACCAGAAGCGGATCGATCTCTTCGCCGAGGCGACCGGGGACCACCAGTGGATCCACGTGGACCCGGAGAAGGCGGCGGCCGGCCCGTTCGGCACGACCATCGCGCACGGGTACCTGACCCTGTCGCTGCTGCCGCTGTTCGGGCCGCAGCTGATCACGGTCGAAGGCGTGCGGATGGGCGTCAACTACGGAACCAACAAGGTCCGCTTCCCCGCGCCGGTCCCGGTCGGCTCACGCCTGCGCGCGACCGGGAAGATCAGCAGCGTCGAGGACGTACCGGGCGGCGTCCAGCTGGCCGTCGCCTACACCGTGGAACGCGAGGGCGGCGACAAGCCCGTCTGCGTGGCCGAGTCGGTGGCCCGCTTCTACCTCTGA
- a CDS encoding TetR/AcrR family transcriptional regulator, translating into MSTVEETAGDEASAWGEVTPDAARRLLIAAVEAFAERGYHATTTRDIAGRAGMSPAALYIHYKTKEELLHRISRIGHTKALEILQTAAGREGTATERLADAVSSFVRWHAGGRTTARVVQYELDSLGPGARAEILALRRQCDAEVRGIIEDGIASGEFDVLDVKGTTLAVMSLCIDVARWFNIDGPWTPDEVGALDADLVLRMVGVK; encoded by the coding sequence ATGAGTACGGTGGAGGAGACGGCCGGCGACGAGGCGTCGGCGTGGGGTGAGGTGACGCCCGACGCGGCCCGGCGGCTGCTGATCGCCGCGGTGGAGGCCTTCGCCGAGCGCGGGTACCACGCCACGACGACTCGTGACATCGCGGGCCGAGCGGGCATGAGCCCCGCCGCGCTCTACATCCACTACAAGACCAAGGAGGAGCTGCTCCACCGGATCAGCCGGATCGGTCACACGAAGGCCCTTGAGATCCTTCAGACGGCGGCGGGGCGCGAGGGCACCGCGACCGAGCGGCTGGCCGACGCGGTGAGTTCCTTCGTCCGCTGGCACGCGGGCGGCCGCACCACCGCCCGGGTCGTGCAGTACGAGCTGGACTCGCTCGGTCCGGGCGCCCGCGCCGAGATCCTCGCGCTGCGCAGGCAGTGCGACGCGGAGGTGCGCGGGATCATCGAGGACGGCATCGCGTCCGGCGAGTTCGACGTGCTGGACGTCAAGGGCACGACCCTCGCCGTCATGTCGCTCTGCATCGACGTCGCCCGCTGGTTCAACATCGACGGGCCCTGGACGCCCGACGAGGTCGGCGCGCTCGACGCCGACCTCGTGCTGCGCATGGTGGGGGTCAAGTAG
- a CDS encoding YiaA/YiaB family inner membrane protein, with translation MSDTPVKQHNTAAFYGQAVASFGVAMAATAVGIFRLSADAWVRGFLAIAVLYLVTSAFTLAKVIRDRQEAGQIVSRVDQARLEKLLAEHDPFEKL, from the coding sequence ATGAGTGACACACCGGTCAAGCAGCACAACACGGCCGCCTTCTACGGCCAGGCCGTCGCCTCCTTCGGCGTCGCCATGGCCGCGACCGCCGTCGGCATCTTCCGGCTCAGCGCCGACGCCTGGGTGCGCGGTTTCCTCGCCATCGCCGTCCTTTACCTGGTCACGTCCGCCTTCACCCTCGCCAAGGTGATCCGGGACCGGCAGGAGGCGGGACAGATCGTCAGCCGCGTCGACCAGGCCCGGCTGGAGAAGCTGCTCGCCGAGCACGACCCCTTCGAGAAGCTCTGA
- a CDS encoding acyl-CoA dehydrogenase family protein, translating into MNLELSEEQTAVQRLARDFVDREIAPNVIAWDRAEDVDRSLVKKLGEVGFLGLTVDEEYGGSGGDHLAYCLVTEELGRGDSSVRGIVSVSLGLVAKTIAARGSEEQKRQWLPQLTSGEFVGCFGLTEPGTGSDAGNLTTRAVRDGGDYVINGTKMFITNGTWADVVLLFARSTDAPGHKGVSAFLVPADTPGLTRRAIHGKLGLRGQATAELVLQDVRVPASAMLGEEGKGFSVAMSALAKGRMSVAAGCVGIAQAALEVAVTYAGEREQFGKPIAQHQLVQELISDIAVDVDAARLLTWRVADLIDRGQPFAVESSKAKLFASEAAVRAANNALQVFGGYGYIDEYPAGKLLRDARVMTLYEGTSQIQKLLIGRALTGVSAF; encoded by the coding sequence ATGAACCTGGAGCTCAGCGAGGAGCAGACCGCCGTCCAGCGGCTCGCCCGGGACTTCGTGGACCGCGAGATCGCCCCGAACGTCATCGCCTGGGACCGCGCGGAGGACGTGGACCGCTCCCTGGTGAAGAAGCTCGGCGAGGTCGGTTTCCTCGGTCTGACCGTCGACGAGGAGTACGGCGGCAGCGGCGGCGACCATCTCGCGTACTGCCTGGTGACGGAGGAACTCGGGCGCGGTGACTCCTCCGTGCGCGGCATCGTGTCCGTCTCGCTCGGGCTGGTCGCCAAGACGATCGCGGCCCGGGGGAGCGAGGAGCAGAAGCGGCAGTGGCTGCCGCAGCTCACCTCCGGCGAGTTCGTCGGCTGCTTCGGCCTCACCGAGCCCGGCACCGGCTCCGACGCCGGCAACCTCACCACCCGCGCGGTGCGCGACGGCGGGGACTACGTGATCAACGGCACCAAGATGTTCATCACCAACGGCACCTGGGCCGACGTCGTCCTCCTCTTCGCCCGCTCCACCGACGCCCCCGGCCACAAGGGCGTCTCCGCCTTCCTCGTACCGGCCGACACCCCCGGCCTGACCCGCCGCGCCATCCACGGCAAGCTCGGCCTGCGCGGCCAGGCCACCGCCGAGCTGGTCCTTCAGGACGTGCGCGTCCCCGCCTCCGCGATGCTGGGCGAGGAGGGCAAGGGGTTCTCGGTCGCCATGTCGGCGCTGGCCAAGGGGCGGATGTCGGTCGCGGCGGGGTGCGTGGGCATAGCCCAGGCCGCGCTGGAGGTGGCGGTGACGTACGCGGGCGAGCGCGAGCAGTTCGGCAAGCCCATCGCACAGCACCAGCTGGTGCAGGAGCTGATCAGCGACATCGCCGTGGACGTGGACGCGGCCCGCCTGCTGACCTGGCGGGTCGCCGACCTGATCGACCGCGGGCAGCCCTTCGCCGTCGAGTCCTCCAAGGCCAAGCTCTTCGCCTCGGAGGCCGCCGTCCGCGCGGCCAACAACGCCCTCCAGGTCTTCGGCGGCTACGGCTACATCGACGAGTATCCGGCGGGCAAGCTGCTGCGCGACGCCCGCGTGATGACCCTCTACGAGGGCACCAGCCAGATCCAGAAGCTGCTCATCGGGCGGGCGCTGACGGGCGTCTCGGCATTCTGA
- a CDS encoding TetR/AcrR family transcriptional regulator, with product MARPRKPLLSTDRIVETARVLVDSEGLPAVSTRRLAAELGVSGPSLYNHFRTKDEILEAVADSVSAQVDLSMFEDGREWRTALHDWAVSYRAALRDHPNIVPVLATGPGRRPAGLRLADAVYGAMVDAGWPPAQATSIGALMRYFIMGSALGSFAGGFVDDESAYDPTDYPHLGQAHLLAEQQEKIDERAFETGLTALLDGLVQQYEQVKRTVQGR from the coding sequence ATGGCCCGACCGCGCAAGCCCTTGCTCAGCACCGACCGGATCGTCGAGACGGCACGTGTGCTCGTGGACTCGGAGGGCCTCCCGGCCGTCTCCACGCGTCGGCTCGCGGCGGAGCTGGGGGTGAGCGGGCCCTCGCTCTACAACCACTTCCGCACCAAGGACGAGATCCTGGAGGCGGTCGCCGACTCGGTGAGCGCACAGGTCGACCTGTCGATGTTCGAGGACGGCCGGGAATGGCGGACCGCGCTGCACGACTGGGCGGTGTCCTACCGGGCCGCACTGCGCGACCACCCGAACATCGTGCCCGTCCTCGCCACCGGGCCCGGCCGCAGGCCGGCCGGTCTGCGCCTGGCGGACGCGGTCTACGGCGCGATGGTCGACGCGGGCTGGCCGCCCGCACAGGCCACCTCCATCGGCGCGCTGATGCGGTACTTCATCATGGGCTCCGCGCTCGGCTCCTTCGCCGGGGGCTTCGTGGACGACGAGAGCGCGTACGACCCCACCGACTACCCCCACCTCGGACAGGCCCACCTGCTCGCCGAGCAGCAGGAGAAGATCGACGAGCGCGCCTTCGAGACGGGGCTCACGGCGCTTCTCGACGGGCTGGTGCAGCAGTACGAGCAGGTGAAGCGGACCGTCCAGGGACGGTAG
- a CDS encoding helix-turn-helix transcriptional regulator: MTTRDPQAPQLARLAGLIADETRAACLLALLDSRAWTAGELARHAGVAASTLSEHLGKLVAGGLLAEERQGRHRYVRLADARVAQLVEDLAAQVKPGEAARPRSLRESSAGSAMARGRTCYDHLAGRLGIAVTDALTVRGLLRQDTGFALTDAGVRWFGATGIALERKGRRPLARACLDWTERRPHLAGVAGAALCRHALDAGWCVRIGSERAVKVTAPGERALHELLGVLPDSLR; the protein is encoded by the coding sequence ATGACGACCAGGGATCCCCAGGCACCGCAGCTGGCCCGGCTCGCCGGGCTGATCGCCGACGAGACGCGCGCCGCGTGTCTGCTGGCGCTGCTCGACTCACGGGCGTGGACGGCGGGCGAGCTGGCCCGGCATGCGGGGGTCGCCGCGTCGACGCTGAGCGAGCATCTGGGCAAGCTCGTCGCGGGCGGCCTGCTGGCCGAGGAACGGCAGGGCCGGCACCGGTACGTACGCCTCGCCGACGCCCGGGTCGCCCAGCTGGTGGAGGACCTGGCCGCGCAGGTGAAGCCGGGTGAGGCCGCTCGGCCGCGCAGTCTGCGGGAGTCGAGCGCCGGGTCGGCGATGGCGCGGGGGCGTACCTGCTACGACCATCTGGCGGGGCGGCTCGGGATCGCGGTGACCGATGCGTTGACGGTGCGCGGGCTGTTGCGGCAGGACACCGGGTTCGCCCTGACCGATGCGGGGGTGCGGTGGTTCGGCGCCACGGGCATCGCGCTCGAACGCAAGGGGCGGCGTCCGCTGGCCCGGGCGTGTCTGGACTGGACCGAGCGGCGCCCGCATCTGGCGGGGGTGGCGGGTGCGGCGCTGTGCCGGCATGCGCTGGATGCGGGGTGGTGTGTGCGGATCGGGTCCGAGCGGGCGGTGAAGGTGACTGCCCCGGGTGAGCGGGCGCTGCACGAACTGCTGGGCGTCCTGCCCGATTCACTGCGCTAG
- a CDS encoding DMT family transporter, translating into MNLRRTDLFAPAAAAVTVVLWASAFVAIRSAGDAYSPGALALGRLLSGALVLGVMLVVRKEGVPPRAAWRGIALSGVLWFGFYMVVLNWGEQQVDAGTAALVVNIGPILIALLGSRLLGDPMPPRLLAGMAVSFAGAVAVGLSMSGGGGSSVLGVVLCLLAAVGYAGGVVAQKPALGRASVLQVTTFGCLVGAVACLPFAGQLVGEAADAPVSATINMVYLGVFPTALAFTTWAYALARTTASRMGATTYAVPALVVLMSWLVLGEVPGLLTLAGGALCLAGVALSRSRPRKALARAAAPQSTPEPRPGQASESA; encoded by the coding sequence ATGAACCTCCGTCGTACGGACCTGTTCGCCCCCGCTGCCGCCGCCGTCACCGTCGTGCTGTGGGCCTCGGCCTTCGTTGCGATCCGTAGTGCGGGGGACGCGTACTCCCCGGGGGCGCTGGCGCTCGGGCGGCTGCTCTCCGGGGCGCTGGTGCTCGGGGTGATGCTGGTCGTCCGCAAGGAAGGGGTGCCGCCGCGGGCGGCCTGGCGGGGGATCGCGCTGTCCGGGGTGCTGTGGTTCGGGTTCTACATGGTGGTCCTGAACTGGGGCGAGCAGCAGGTGGACGCCGGGACTGCCGCCCTGGTGGTGAACATCGGGCCCATCCTCATCGCCCTGCTCGGCTCGCGGCTGCTCGGGGATCCGATGCCGCCGCGGCTGCTGGCGGGGATGGCGGTGTCGTTCGCGGGAGCGGTCGCGGTCGGGCTGTCGATGTCGGGCGGCGGCGGATCCTCGGTGCTCGGAGTGGTGCTGTGTCTGCTGGCCGCGGTCGGCTATGCGGGCGGCGTCGTCGCACAGAAGCCGGCTCTGGGCAGGGCGAGTGTGCTGCAGGTGACGACGTTCGGGTGTCTCGTCGGTGCGGTGGCATGTCTGCCGTTCGCCGGGCAGTTGGTGGGCGAGGCGGCCGACGCGCCCGTGTCGGCGACGATCAACATGGTCTATCTGGGCGTGTTTCCCACCGCTCTCGCGTTCACGACCTGGGCGTACGCCCTCGCCCGTACGACCGCCTCCCGCATGGGGGCGACCACGTACGCGGTGCCCGCGCTGGTCGTGCTGATGTCGTGGCTGGTGCTCGGCGAGGTGCCGGGGCTGCTCACGCTGGCCGGTGGTGCGCTGTGTCTGGCGGGCGTGGCGCTGTCGCGGTCGCGGCCCCGGAAGGCTCTCGCGCGGGCCGCGGCGCCGCAGAGCACTCCGGAGCCGCGGCCCGGTCAGGCCTCGGAATCAGCCTGA
- a CDS encoding MFS transporter, with protein sequence MDTFPSAHPTPTPTALPTVNRRRVATAAALASAVEWYDYFVFGIAAALVLGDLYFPAGNPTAGVLAAFATFAVGFLARPIGGIIAGQLGDKRGRKPMLVLALTLMGVATTGIGLLPTYDTIGVAAPILLVLLRVVQGVAVGAQWGGAMLLATEYAPEGKRGVYGSVVQLGVPIGVVTANSVFLIAGAFTTDSAFAAWGWRLPFLAGLLVLALAWYIHRHVEETPEFREAERQLAEKEKSEQNSPLRAILREHLGTVFLAGGSFAVNTATFYILITGVLDYTTRDLGMKRDAVLTVSLCVSLTQLVLIPAAAALSDRVGRIRIYAFGAVGIALWAVPMFLLIDTGSLLWLAVGTFVAGCFLSIMYGPQAALFAELFTPGMRYTGASLGYQIAAVLGGGLAPFVMVLLLEATGTSMAVSGYIIALAVIALLSIKVLAGRVRSG encoded by the coding sequence ATGGACACGTTCCCCTCCGCTCACCCCACTCCCACCCCGACCGCCCTCCCCACGGTCAACCGCCGCCGTGTCGCCACCGCCGCGGCGCTCGCCTCGGCAGTCGAGTGGTACGACTACTTCGTCTTCGGCATAGCCGCCGCCCTCGTCCTCGGTGACCTGTACTTCCCGGCCGGCAACCCCACCGCCGGAGTACTCGCCGCCTTCGCCACCTTCGCCGTCGGCTTCCTGGCCCGCCCGATCGGCGGCATCATCGCCGGCCAGCTCGGCGACAAGCGGGGCCGCAAGCCGATGCTGGTCCTCGCGCTCACGCTCATGGGCGTCGCCACCACCGGCATCGGCCTGCTGCCGACGTACGACACGATCGGCGTCGCCGCACCGATCCTGCTCGTCCTGCTGCGCGTCGTGCAGGGCGTCGCGGTCGGCGCGCAGTGGGGCGGCGCGATGCTGCTGGCCACCGAGTACGCCCCCGAGGGCAAGCGCGGTGTCTACGGCAGCGTCGTCCAACTCGGCGTCCCCATCGGCGTGGTGACCGCCAACTCGGTCTTCCTGATCGCCGGGGCGTTCACCACCGACTCCGCGTTCGCGGCCTGGGGCTGGCGACTGCCGTTCCTGGCCGGCCTGCTGGTCCTCGCCCTCGCCTGGTACATCCACCGGCACGTCGAGGAGACCCCCGAATTCCGGGAGGCCGAACGGCAGCTGGCGGAGAAGGAGAAGTCCGAGCAGAACTCGCCGCTGCGCGCGATCCTGCGCGAACACCTTGGCACCGTGTTCCTGGCCGGCGGCTCCTTCGCCGTGAACACCGCGACCTTCTACATCCTGATCACCGGCGTCCTCGACTACACGACCCGTGACCTGGGCATGAAGCGGGACGCGGTGCTCACCGTCTCCCTCTGCGTCAGCCTCACCCAGCTCGTGCTGATCCCGGCCGCCGCCGCCCTCTCCGACCGCGTCGGCCGCATCAGGATCTATGCGTTCGGCGCGGTCGGCATCGCCCTGTGGGCCGTACCGATGTTCTTGCTGATCGACACCGGTTCACTGCTGTGGCTGGCGGTCGGCACGTTCGTCGCAGGCTGCTTCCTCAGCATCATGTACGGCCCCCAGGCCGCCCTGTTCGCCGAGCTGTTCACGCCCGGGATGCGCTACACGGGAGCCTCCCTCGGCTACCAGATCGCCGCCGTGCTCGGCGGCGGCCTCGCGCCCTTCGTGATGGTGCTGCTGCTGGAGGCGACGGGCACCTCCATGGCCGTGTCCGGCTACATCATCGCCCTCGCCGTGATCGCCCTGCTGTCCATCAAGGTCCTTGCGGGCAGGGTGCGTTCAGGCTGA
- a CDS encoding Zn-dependent alcohol dehydrogenase, whose translation MVRAAVLPGVGAPLEITDIDLPAPGPGQVRVRLAAAGVCHSDLSLSDGTMRVPVPAVLGHEGAGTVVAVGEGVTHVSPGAEVVLNWAPSCGSCHACSLGEVWLCANALNGAADVYAHRASDGSDLHPGLNVAAFAEETVVSQGCVLPLPEGVPLTDAALLGCAVLTGYGAVHHSAQVRPGETVAVYGVGGVGLAALQAARIAGAARIVAVDVSPEKEELARAAGATDYVLASETTAREIRGLTDKQGVDVAIECVGRAQTIRTAWDSTRRGGRTTVVGIGGKDQQVTFNALEIFHWGRTLAGCVYGNSDPARDLPLLAEHVRAGRLDLGALVTERIGLDGIPAAFENMLAGKGGRALVVF comes from the coding sequence GTGGTTCGCGCAGCAGTACTTCCCGGCGTAGGCGCTCCGCTGGAGATCACCGACATCGACCTCCCGGCCCCCGGCCCCGGCCAGGTCCGCGTCCGGCTCGCCGCGGCCGGGGTGTGCCACTCCGACCTGTCCCTGTCCGACGGGACCATGCGGGTGCCGGTCCCGGCCGTCCTCGGCCACGAGGGCGCCGGCACGGTCGTCGCCGTCGGCGAAGGCGTCACGCATGTCTCACCCGGCGCCGAGGTCGTCCTCAACTGGGCTCCGTCCTGCGGTAGTTGCCACGCCTGCTCGCTCGGCGAGGTGTGGCTGTGCGCCAACGCCCTGAACGGCGCCGCGGACGTGTACGCCCACCGTGCCTCGGACGGCTCCGACCTCCACCCCGGCCTGAACGTCGCCGCGTTCGCCGAGGAGACGGTCGTGTCCCAGGGCTGCGTCCTGCCCCTGCCCGAGGGGGTTCCCCTCACCGACGCGGCCCTCCTGGGCTGCGCGGTCCTCACCGGTTACGGCGCCGTCCACCACTCGGCGCAGGTCCGGCCGGGCGAGACGGTCGCGGTGTACGGCGTCGGGGGAGTGGGCCTGGCGGCCCTCCAGGCGGCCCGGATCGCGGGCGCCGCACGCATCGTCGCCGTCGACGTCTCCCCGGAGAAGGAGGAGCTGGCGCGCGCGGCGGGCGCCACGGACTACGTCCTCGCCTCCGAGACGACGGCCCGCGAGATCCGGGGCCTGACGGACAAGCAGGGCGTCGACGTGGCCATCGAGTGCGTGGGCCGCGCGCAGACGATCCGCACGGCCTGGGACTCCACCCGCCGCGGCGGCCGTACGACGGTGGTCGGCATCGGAGGCAAGGACCAGCAGGTCACCTTCAACGCCCTGGAGATCTTCCACTGGGGCCGGACCCTGGCGGGGTGCGTGTACGGCAACTCGGACCCGGCGAGGGACCTGCCGCTGCTGGCCGAGCACGTACGGGCGGGCCGTCTGGACCTCGGCGCACTGGTGACCGAGCGGATCGGCCTGGACGGAATCCCGGCGGCGTTCGAGAACATGCTGGCGGGCAAGGGCGGACGGGCGCTTGTCGTCTTCTAG